The following proteins are co-located in the Thermus thermophilus HB8 genome:
- a CDS encoding SPOR domain-containing protein, whose product MRWLRENWLDFLIFVLIAVVAVGVVLYLVGLNPFAARPAPPPAPQAPAATAPGPAGEAPAEEPVVTVLPLPEAPPAPSPGEASGRAPVSAPSPSEPARSSAGAASPPASPQGVYRVAVGAFANPENAARLRQALADQGYPARLEPAGSLTRVVVGPYATEAEARRVAEALRDYAPQVYRGEGPAPLSPERVYLQVGAFQKRENALALAEKLRGLGFSVVLSEDGLHRVRVGPVPVGQVDEVKARLKALGLEALEVR is encoded by the coding sequence ATGCGCTGGCTAAGGGAGAACTGGCTGGACTTTCTCATCTTCGTCCTCATCGCCGTGGTGGCGGTGGGCGTGGTCCTCTACCTCGTGGGCCTAAACCCCTTCGCCGCGCGCCCGGCCCCGCCCCCGGCCCCGCAGGCGCCCGCGGCCACGGCGCCTGGCCCCGCTGGCGAGGCCCCCGCGGAGGAGCCCGTGGTCACCGTCCTGCCCCTGCCCGAGGCGCCGCCCGCTCCCTCCCCGGGGGAGGCCTCGGGGCGCGCGCCCGTCTCGGCGCCTTCGCCTTCGGAGCCCGCCCGGTCTAGCGCCGGCGCGGCTTCCCCGCCCGCAAGTCCTCAGGGGGTCTACCGGGTGGCGGTGGGGGCCTTCGCCAACCCCGAGAACGCCGCCAGGTTGCGCCAGGCGCTGGCGGACCAGGGCTACCCCGCACGGTTGGAGCCCGCCGGAAGCCTCACGCGGGTGGTGGTGGGCCCCTACGCCACCGAGGCCGAGGCCAGGAGGGTGGCCGAGGCCCTCCGGGACTACGCCCCCCAGGTCTACCGGGGGGAGGGCCCGGCGCCCCTCTCCCCCGAGCGGGTCTACCTCCAGGTGGGGGCCTTCCAGAAGCGGGAAAACGCCCTCGCCTTGGCGGAGAAGCTCCGTGGGCTGGGGTTCAGCGTGGTCCTGAGCGAGGACGGCCTGCACCGGGTGCGGGTGGGCCCCGTGCCCGTGGGCCAGGTGGACGAGGTGAAGGCCCGGCTCAAGGCGCTGGGCCTCGAGGCCTTGGAGGTGCGATGA